From the Mycobacterium sp. 155 genome, the window CGTCGCCGCCGGTCGGCACCGGTACGGCAATGGGAACGCTGCTTTCAGCGATCGACATGGGCGGGCCTCCAGGTGACAGGCGCGGTCGCAGAGCTTTACGCCTAATCCTATCGGCTCGCCATTTGAGGTCGCGCCACCGCCGGATTGGCGCGCGGAGTCGCCGCGCCGCGAGGCGCGGGCCCTCGCGGCGGCTGGCGCGACACCTGTGGTGCTGCGTAGGCTGGGACTCGTGCGTGACCACCTCCCACCTGGTTTGCCACCCGATCCCTTCGCCGACGATCCGTGTGATCCGTCGGCTGCGTTGGATGCCATCGAGCCGGGCCAGCCACTGGACCCACAGGAGCGCACCGCAGTCGAGGCCGACCTGGCAGATCTTGCGGTATACGAAGCGTTGTTGGCGCACAAGGGAATTCGCGGCCTCGTGGTGTGCTGCGACGAATGCCAGCAGGACCACTACCACGACTGGGACATGCTGCGCGCCAACCTGCTGCAACTGCTCGTCGATGGCACCGTCCGCCCGCATGAGCCGGCGTACGATCCAGAGCCCGACGCCTACGTGACGTGGGATTACTGCCGCGGCTACGCCGATGCTTCACTCAATCAAGCCACATCGGAAACCGACGGCTACCGCTGACCGCCGCCGGCTGTATCGGGTAATCCGGGAGCCTCTATGACCGAGGTCGCCGGTAGCTGAGGCCGATTGGCCTGCCCTGGCTGGTCAAGGGCGCCCTGTCGCTGTTGAGGCACGTCCTGACCGGGCTGCTCCGCGCCGTCACCCCCACTTGTCGAGCCTCCGCGCGCCGGGCCGGTCACAGTTGGTTCGGCCGCCGAAGGAACGCTCACGGTAGGCAGGGTCGTGGTCTGGGTATGCGTCGGTGATGACACCACCGACGAGGCGACCGAGGACGGCGTGGCTTCCTCGCGCGGACTGGACGACGACGGGGCCGCCGTACTCGGCGACGTGACCGGCGACGACGTGGTGACCGATGCCGAGGTCCCGGTCGATGTGGACCTCGACGGGGTCGGGGACGACGAAGACGACGACGTATCGGACGGCGACGTGGTGGTCTCCTCCGGCGTCGACGAGCTCGTGCCCGACGGCGTGCTGGTCGGTGACGTGTTCGTCGGTGCAGACGTGTCGGACTCGCTCGTCGTGCCGGATGTGCTGGTCTGCGGCGTCGACACCTCCGGCAGCACCACCGGCGGCGCGTTGGGCGGCACCGTCGCGTTGGGGTCGCGATTCTCGACCTTGACCGACAACTGCTGCAACTGATCGACCAACTGCTGCTTGCGCTCGGCGTCGTTGACCGTCGCCACCGTGGTGGTGATGGTGCTCAGCTTCTCCTGTGCGGCCTGCCACTGGCCCTGGTCGATGAGCTGCTGGACCTGCGCCAACTCAGCCGAGGCAAGCTCGACCTTGACGTCCCGGGTGGGTCGGTCGCCGAACATCACGGTGCGCATGCCGTAAAGCGCGTCGCCGGGACCTGCACCGTAGACGGCCGCACCGAACCCGCCCAGGCACAACACTGCCGCGGCCACCGATCCGACCAACGCCAACGGCAGCCGCGACCACCTGCGCGGCGTTCCGCGGTTCAGAGCCGAGATCGCGTCGCGGGTCGTCACGACACCTGACGTCGGACGCCGTGCCTCGTCACGCCACCCTGCAAGCAGCTGGGCCAGCTCGGCCTCGGCAGAGTCCGTCGCGTATACCGGGCGGTCCAG encodes:
- a CDS encoding DUF5319 domain-containing protein, which translates into the protein MRDHLPPGLPPDPFADDPCDPSAALDAIEPGQPLDPQERTAVEADLADLAVYEALLAHKGIRGLVVCCDECQQDHYHDWDMLRANLLQLLVDGTVRPHEPAYDPEPDAYVTWDYCRGYADASLNQATSETDGYR
- a CDS encoding anti-sigma-D factor RsdA; this encodes MPDFGRWTSNGGDPSLNEINRTDRFIEALSLDRPVYATDSAEAELAQLLAGWRDEARRPTSGVVTTRDAISALNRGTPRRWSRLPLALVGSVAAAVLCLGGFGAAVYGAGPGDALYGMRTVMFGDRPTRDVKVELASAELAQVQQLIDQGQWQAAQEKLSTITTTVATVNDAERKQQLVDQLQQLSVKVENRDPNATVPPNAPPVVLPEVSTPQTSTSGTTSESDTSAPTNTSPTSTPSGTSSSTPEETTTSPSDTSSSSSSPTPSRSTSTGTSASVTTSSPVTSPSTAAPSSSSPREEATPSSVASSVVSSPTHTQTTTLPTVSVPSAAEPTVTGPARGGSTSGGDGAEQPGQDVPQQRQGALDQPGQANRPQLPATSVIEAPGLPDTAGGGQR